The following are from one region of the Lynx canadensis isolate LIC74 chromosome D4, mLynCan4.pri.v2, whole genome shotgun sequence genome:
- the PPP3R2 gene encoding calcineurin subunit B type 2 has product MGNEASYPTEMCSHFNHDEIKRLSKRFKKLDLDCSGSLSVDEFLSLPELRQNPLVQRVIDVFDTDGNGEVDFEEFVVGTSQFSVRGDEEQKLRFAFSIYDMDKDGYISNGELFQVLKMMVGNNLQDWQLQQIVDKTIIILDRDGDGRISFEQFSAVVGNLEVHKKLVVIV; this is encoded by the coding sequence ATGGGAAATGAAGCTAGTTACCCGACGGAGATGTGCTCCCACTTCAACCACGATGAAATTAAAAGGCTGAGCAAGAGGTTTAAGAAGCTGGACTTGGACTGTTCGGGCTCTCTGAGCGTGGACGAGTTCTTGTCCCTGCCCGAGCTGCGGCAGAACCCGTTGGTGCAGCGAGTGATCGACGTCTTCGACACCGACGGCAATGGAGAGGTGGACTTTGAGGAGTTCGTCGTGGGGACCTCCCAGTTCAGCGTCAGGGGGGACGAGGAGCAGAAGTTGAGGTTTGCCTTCAGCATCTACGACATGGATAAAGACGGCTACATTTCCAACGGGGAGCTGTTCCAGGTGCTGAAGATGATGGTGGGGAACAACCTGCAAGACTGGCAGTTACAGCAGATCGTGGACAAAACCATCATCATCCTGGACAGGGATGGCGACGGGAGAATATCCTTCGAGCAATTCAGTGCGGTGGTCGGAAACCTGGAGGTCCACAAGAAGTTGGTGGTAATTGTGTGA